One region of Glycine max cultivar Williams 82 chromosome 9, Glycine_max_v4.0, whole genome shotgun sequence genomic DNA includes:
- the LOC112997821 gene encoding uncharacterized protein, translated as MFASSEYQDDHAPLWSFVTIKEKIGDGGGNRLWSCNFCEKVVKSSYSRVKAHLLRICGSEIATCPKVTDAYLVDLRSVCEEAENRLKSKNVPLPTNKRTPTPPTLPPKRRKSSNIESAFNIEDRNHLRAEIARMFYSAGLSFHLATNPHFVSSYSFAANCNLSGFLPPSYNALRTILLQQERSHIERLLQPIKSLWSLKGVTLVVDGWTDAQRRPLISFMAISEEGPMFFKAIDGSKEYKDKHYMFDLLKDVIKEVGPQNVVQVITDNVHVCKAVGLLIEAEFPHIFWTPCVVHTLNLGVKNICAAKNVDGNENVFNECGWIAEVIGDASFIKVFIMTHSMRLAIFNEFSSLKLLSIAETHFASMIVMLKRLKLLKRCLQNMVISDQWICDTDASNLHLVYEMWDSMIEKVKTTIYRHDEVLENEVSNFFEVIHEILNSRWSKSCNPLHCLAHSLNPRYYSDNWLNEVPNRVPPHRDDELSSQRNKCLKRYFPHVNVRKKVYEEFSKLSSCAGDFGSFDSIEDRWALDPKTWWVMQGSSTPILQKVALKLLVKPCSSSCCERNWSTYSFIHSLKRNKMDPKRAEDLVFVHSNLRLLSRKEEGYKKGETRLWDINGDVHDPLDDSAGVLEMADLSLDEPDLEAMLFLDDVSQFVSVTISFVVEEDVLNGACPTEEKSDCLEAGDVTNIALDPLFMFVFHLGVNGAAISHVINLRFS; from the exons ATGTTTGCATCTTCGGAATATCAAGATGACCATGCTCCACTGTGGTCATTTGTTACAATAAAGGAAAAGATAGGAGATGGGGGTGGTAATAGGCTGTGGAGTTGTAATTTTTGTGAAAAAGTTGTCAAAAGTTCATACTCTAGGGTTAAAGCACATTTGCTCAGAATTTGTGGTAGTGAAATTGCTACCTGTCCGAAAGTTACTGATGCATATTTGGTTGATTTGAGGAGTGTTTGTGAAGAGGCTGAAAACAGATTAAAGTCTAAGAATGTTCCTTTACCTACTAACAAAAGGACTCCAACACCACCAACATTACcaccaaaaagaagaaaatcaagcaaTATAGAGAGTGCATTTAATATTGAGGATAGGAATCATCTTAGAGCAGAGATAGCAAGGATGTTTTATTCTGCCGGCTTGTCATTCCATCTTGCTACAAATCCACATTTTGTTAGTTCTTATTCATTTGCTGCTAATTGTAATCTAAGTGGGTTTCTTCCTCCTAGTTATAACGCATTGAGAACTATTCTTTTACAGCAAGAGAGGTCTCATATTGAAAGGTTGCTTCAACCTATCAAATCTTTGTGGAGTTTAAAAGGAGTTACATTGGTTGTAGATGGTTGGACAGATGCTCAAAGAAGACCTTTGATAAGCTTCATGGCTATATCTGAAGAAGGACCTATGTTTTTTAAGGCCATTGATGGGTCCAAGGAGTACAAGGACAAACATTACATGTTTGACTTATTAAAGGATGTAATCAAGGAGGTTGGGCCACAAAATGTAGTCCAAGTCATAACTGATAATGTTCATGTTTGTAAGGCAGTTGGGTTATTGATAGAAGCTGAATTTCCTCATATTTTTTGGACCCCTTGTGTGGTTCATACTTTGAATCTTGGAGTGAAAAACATTTGTGCTGCAAAGAATGTTGATGGTAATGAGAATGTCTTCAATGAATGTGGGTGGATTGCTGAAGTAATTGGCGATGCTTCTTTTATCAAGGTTTTCATTATGACTCATTCAATGAGATTAGCAATTtttaatgagttttcttctcttaAATTGCTTTCAATTGCTGAAACTCATTTTGCCTCTATGATAGTCatgttaaaaagattaaaattgttGAAACGTTGTTTGCAAAATATGGTCATTAGTGATCAATGGATATGTGACACCGATGCTTCTAATCTTCACTTAGTGTATGAAATGTGGGATTCTATGATAGAAAAGGTGAAGACAACCATCTATAGGCATGATGAAGTGCTAGAAAATGAAGTTTCTAATTTCTTTGAAGTTATTCATGAAATACTTAATTCTAGGTGGAGTAAGAGTTGTAATCCACTTCATTGCTTAGCTCATTCTCTAAATCCaag gtacTATAGTGATAATTGGCTTAATGAGGTTCCAAATAGGGTTCCTCCTCATAGAGATGATGAACTTTCTAGCCAAAGGAATAAATGTCTTAAGAGATATTTTCCACATGTTAATGTTAGGAAAAAAGTTTATGAAGAATTCTCTAAATTATCATCTTGTGCGGGTGACTTTGGTTCATTTGATTCAATTGAGGATAGATGGGCATTAGATCCAAAAACTTGGTGGGTGATGCAAGGATCCTCTACACCTATACTCCAAAAGGTTGCTTTAAAGCTTCTAGTGAAGCCATGTTCTTCCTCATGCTGTGAGAGGAATTGGAGTACATACTCCTTTATTCATTCTTTGAAGAGAAACAAAATGGATCCAAAGAGGGCTGAAGATTTGGTTTTTGTGCACTCTAATCTTAGGCTTTTGTCTAGAAAAGAGGAAGGGTATAAAAAAGGAGAGACAAGATTGTGGGACATTAATGGAGATGTACATGATCCACTTGATGATAGTGCTGGAGTTCTTGAAATGGCAGATTTATCTCTTGATGAGCCAGATTTAGAAGCTATGCTTTTCTTAGATGATG TCTCACAATTTGTCAGTGTCACTATCTCTTTTGTGGTTGAGGAAGACGTCCTTAATGGAGCCTGTCCTACAGAAGAGAAGAGTGATTGCTTGGAAGCAG GAGATGTAACCAACATAGCATTGGATCCGTTATTCATGTTTGTTTTCCATTTGGGTGTTAATGGTGCAGCTATTTCTCATGTTATAAACCTTAGGTTTTCTTGA
- the LOC100790338 gene encoding cilia- and flagella-associated protein 20: protein MFKNTFQSGFLSILYSLGSKPLQIWDKEVVDGHIKRLQDEDIQSNVLEIIGSNIQSTYITCPADPATTLGIKLPFLVIIVKNLKKYFTFEIQVLDDKNVRRRFRASNFQAVTRVKPYICTMPLRMDEGWNQIQFNLVDFTKRAYGTNYVETLRVQVHANCRLRRIYFSDRLYSEEELPPEFKLYLPMQKS from the exons ATGTTCAAGAACACATTCCAATCTGGATTTCTTTCCATTTTATACAGCCTTGG GAGTAAACCTTTGCAGATATGGGACAAAGAAG TTGTTGATGGCCACATTAAACGACTACAGGATGAAGACATACAGTCCAATGTACTAGAAATAATTGGATCAAATATTCAGTCCACATACATTACTTGCCCAGCTGACCCAGCGACAACGCTTGGTATAAAGCTTCCATTCTTGGTTATTATTGTCAAGAATCTAAAGAAGTATTTCACATTTGAGATTCAAGTTTTGGATGATAAGAATGTCAGACGACGATTTCGAGCTTCAAATTTTCAA GCTGTCACTCGAGTAAAGCCCTACATTTGCACTATGCCACTGAGAATGGATGAGGGATGGAATCAAATCCAGTTTAACCTGGTTGATTTCACCAAGAGAGCTTATGGTACTAATTATGTGGAGACACTGCGAGTACAGGTCCATGCAAACTGTCGCCTGAGAAGGATATACTTCTCTGATCGCCTGTACTCTGAGGAGGAACTCCCACCGGAGTTTAAATTGTACCTTCCGATGCAG AAATCATGA
- the LOC100790863 gene encoding uncharacterized protein LOC100790863 precursor: MCRSIHAPLLLVLMCLMNGSNFAYDPFESSLSFEPEPHVDINVLFVSFYNGMAPNNPNVNLFYNNQKDGVYLSPGKGFSKLDNLNGRKSVVMYWNGNCASFFAYDPSAEGNHQKIYWLIKEDGIYHSWDNSSWQKRKSWTFNRC, translated from the coding sequence ATGTGTAGATCAATTCATGCACCCCTCTTGCTTGTTCTTATGTGTTTGATGAATGGATCGAATTTTGCATATGATCCTTTTGAATCTTCCCTTAGTTTTGAACCTGAACCACATGTAGACATCAACGTactctttgtttccttttacAATGGTATGGCCCCTAACAATCCAAATGTGAACTTGTTCTACAATAACCAAAAAGATGGGGTTTATTTGTCACCAGGAAAAGGTTTCTCTAAATTGGACAATCTTAACGGGCGTAAATCTGTAGTAATGTATTGGAATGGAAATTGTGCTTCTTTCTTTGCATATGATCCCAGCGCAGAAGGAAACCATCAAAAGATCTATTGGTTAATTAAAGAAGATGGCATTTATCATAGTTGGGATAACAGCTCTTGgcagaaaaggaaaagttgGACATTCAATCGTTGTTGA
- the LOC102665778 gene encoding putative disease resistance RPP13-like protein 1 yields the protein MNSPNVKWKANLRPTLTRNAILTWKLKMMKQVLDDLEFLESQKGHLGLKECVGSGSGSKGSQKLPSTSLVVETDIYGRDDDKEIVSNWLASDTDTRNQLSILSIVGMGGECKTTLAQHAYNDPRIEGKFDIKVWVCVSDDFDAFNVTRTILEAITKSKDKSGNLEMVHERLKEILTGKKILLILDDLWNEDRKKWEVVHTPLNYGIERNGK from the coding sequence ATGAACTCTCCAAATGTAAAGTGGAAGGCGAATCTCAGACCAACTCTAACCAGGAATGCAATTTTAACATGgaaattgaaaatgatgaagCAAGTCCTTGATGACCTAGAATTTCTTGAAAGCCAAAAGGGCCATCTAGGTTTGAAAGAGTGTGTTGGATCAGGATCAGGTAGTAAAGGGTCACAAAAATTACCATCAACGTCTTTGGTGGTTGAAACTGACATTTATGGCAGAGATGATGACAAAGAAATTGTCTCTAATTGGTTGGCATCTGACACTGACACTCGTAACCAGCTATCAATACTTTCTATTGTGGGCATGGGTGGAGAGTGTAAGACCACACTTGCCCAACATGCATACAACGACCCAAGGATAGAGGGTAAATTTGATATCAAAGTTTGGGTTTGTGTTTCTGATGATTTTGATGCTTTCAACGTAACAAGAACAATTCTTGAGGCAATCACTAAATCAAAAGATAAGAGTGGAAATCTAGAAATGGTCCATGAAAGATTGAAAGAAATATtgacaggaaaaaaaattcttctcaTCTTGGATGACCTTTGGAATGAAGATAGAAAGAAATGGGAAGTAGTACATACTCCTCTTAATTATGGGATagaaagaaatggaaagtaG